Proteins found in one Roseovarius pelagicus genomic segment:
- a CDS encoding cytochrome P450: MTLPPKPPARAGRVSLWRYLRLFRQDILSAQPARLYRAWMAEFRTPFFRSYMCNQPELVDLVLKQRPDDFPKSNRVREGLTPLLGNSVFVTNGDVWKRQRRIIDPAFEGGRLKGTFPAMCAAGQSAVARLAAMADGAPREIEAETSHVAADVIFRTLFSIPIENEIAGRVFAEFREHQRAQPVVNLGALLPLPSWVPRFHARRTKATAAIIRGLITQLTAARMAEIEAGAAPDDLATKIMTTPDPLDGKTFETEEMVDQVAIFFLAGHETSASALAWALYLLAMFPDWQEQVAAEASTAFGDGTPEFAHMSKLRITRDVFRETLRLYPPVPMMVREASQDETFRGRAVRRGSQIVLSPWHLHRHERLWDEPDVFDPGRYGTENGKACMRNAYMPFSAGQRVCTGAGFAMIEGVLLLAMLVRAYRFDVVAERPAMPVAHLTVRGKDGIWLRISKR, translated from the coding sequence GTGACCCTGCCACCCAAGCCACCGGCGCGCGCGGGGCGCGTATCGCTTTGGCGGTATTTGCGGCTCTTTCGGCAGGACATACTGTCGGCGCAGCCTGCGCGGCTCTATCGGGCGTGGATGGCCGAATTCCGCACGCCGTTCTTCCGCTCCTACATGTGTAACCAGCCGGAGCTTGTCGATCTGGTGCTGAAACAGCGCCCCGATGATTTTCCGAAATCGAACCGCGTGCGCGAAGGGCTGACACCGCTATTGGGCAACTCGGTCTTTGTCACCAATGGTGATGTGTGGAAACGGCAGCGCCGGATCATTGATCCGGCGTTCGAGGGTGGGCGGTTAAAGGGCACCTTTCCGGCGATGTGCGCCGCAGGACAGAGTGCCGTGGCCCGGCTGGCTGCAATGGCTGATGGCGCTCCGCGCGAGATCGAGGCAGAGACCAGCCATGTGGCGGCGGATGTGATTTTTCGCACACTCTTTTCCATCCCGATTGAAAACGAGATCGCGGGCCGCGTTTTTGCCGAATTTCGCGAACATCAGCGCGCGCAACCGGTAGTGAACCTCGGGGCGCTGTTGCCGTTGCCGTCTTGGGTGCCGCGATTTCATGCGCGTAGGACCAAGGCGACCGCTGCGATCATTCGCGGGCTGATCACACAACTGACCGCTGCGCGCATGGCCGAGATTGAGGCAGGCGCGGCGCCGGATGATCTGGCAACCAAGATTATGACCACGCCGGACCCGCTGGACGGCAAGACATTCGAGACCGAAGAGATGGTCGATCAAGTGGCGATATTCTTTCTCGCCGGGCACGAAACCAGCGCGTCGGCACTGGCGTGGGCGCTATATTTGCTGGCGATGTTTCCAGACTGGCAAGAGCAGGTGGCGGCAGAGGCAAGTACCGCGTTCGGCGATGGCACACCGGAATTTGCGCATATGTCCAAGCTGCGGATCACGCGCGATGTGTTCCGCGAGACGCTGCGCCTCTATCCGCCGGTGCCGATGATGGTGCGCGAGGCGTCGCAGGATGAGACGTTCCGCGGGCGTGCGGTGCGGCGTGGATCGCAGATCGTCCTCAGCCCGTGGCACCTGCACCGGCACGAGCGCCTGTGGGACGAACCTGATGTGTTCGATCCCGGACGCTATGGCACCGAGAATGGCAAGGCCTGCATGCGCAACGCCTACATGCCGTTTTCTGCCGGGCAAAGGGTCTGTACCGGGGCGGGATTCGCGATGATCGAGGGCGTGCTGCTGCTGGCGATGCTGGTGCGGGCCTATCGGTTCGATGTGGTGGCAGAACGGCCCGCGATGCCGGTGGCGCATCTGACCGTGCGGGGCAAGGACGGGATCTGGCTAAGAATTTCCAAGCGGTAG